The Flavobacterium galactosidilyticum nucleotide sequence CTGAAATTTCTAAAAGCAACTTGTTGACCGTTTCTGCTTTTTCCAGTGGTGATAAACTTCTTGTAAAAGACGGTAATTTAGCATTAAGAACCAGTTTAAAATGGGGTAATTTTGCGGCTTCTTCTAAGCTTGTTTCTACATTATCTTCAAAAATAACTCTGTCAAATGCGATTTATTTTACGCGATATACCAACGAATTAAGTATGGAGCAAGCTACCATTCAAATGGGCGTTTCTTCCTTTGTAGAAGATTTTGGATTTACAAATTCGATTAATTATTTGGTCAAAGAAACACCTTTCGAATCGGGTTTTCAGTATGCGTATCACAACTTGCAACCGCAAAAAATAGATATTGAAAACCTGAGTACGAGTACAAATCCCGCGCAAAATAGTTTAATTAAGGCTAATGAATTTGCTGTTTTTACAACTGCAAAACCCAAATTTGGAGATTATTTTGTAGCCGAATTAGGCTTGCGAGTGAACTATTATAATTCAGGTTCAAAATCGTATTTGCATTTTCAACCGCGTATGGTTCTGAATTATTATTTGGACACGAATTACTCCTTTTACGCATCGTATAACAGACAAAATCAGTATTTGAATTTAATAACGACTTCAAGTGTAGGGATTCCTACTGATTTTTGGGTCGCCAGTTCTGATGGAATTCCTGCACAATCTTCTAATGAGTTTTCAATTGGTTCAAACCAAACTATTTCGAAACGTTTTAGCTCCTCATTTGGCGCATTTTATCGTTCGATGAATCATTTACTGGAATATCCTTACGGTGTTACCCAGTTTAATGAAATTTCGACATTAAAAAAAGATTTGCTGGAAGGAAACGGAAAAGCGTATGGCTTTGAATTTATGCTGAAAAAAAATAGCGGAAAATTGAAAGGTTGGCTCAGTTATACCTTGAGTTGGTCCGACAGAAATTTCGAAAAACTAAATAATGGAAATACCTATTGTGCAAAATACGACCGTCGCCATAATTTAGCATTGGTTGGAACCTACGATTTAAATTCAAAATGGAATTTTGGTATCACGCAGATTTTCAGTTCAGGGAATCGTTTTACAATGCCAACTTCCTGGTATTTTATCAACAATAATCCGGTGAAAGAATATTCGGAATACAATAATGCACAAATGCCTAATTATATTCGAACGGATCTATCGGCGAATTATTTTTTTATAAAAACAGCCAAAAAAGAAAGCGCTCTCAATTTCTCTATTTATAATACCTTCAATATCGAAAATCCTATTTATGTTGTTTTGAATGTGATTGTCAATGAGGATAAAGATAGTGTGGTTGTGAAACCAGAAAAAAAGGTTTTGTATAAAATGCTTCCTTCGATAAGTTGGAGATTTAAATTTTAAAAGATGAAAAAATACAGTCTGTTTTTTTTGATGATTATAGCGTATAGCTGTACTAATGACACGTTTAGTGACGGAATTAAGTTAGAATCAAAACTAGCCGTTGAAGGCTGGATTGAAGAAGGAGATGTTCCGCAGGTAATATTATCCAGTACAATACCAATAAATGATGTTGTTGACTCTACAAATGTGTTGGATCACGTAATACGTTCGGCAAAAATAACGGTTTCTGATGGAGAAACGACAGAAGTGCTGAGAGTAAAAAGTGACGACAACAGAGTGCCTCCGTTTATATACTTTGGTAGTGAAATAACAGGAAAAGCTGGGAAGACTTATACGTTGAAAATAGAATACTTAAATAGAATTGTAGAAGCGACTACCTGTATTCCGAAATCGGTTTTGTTGACCACTGCAGCGTATAAAAAAAATAATGCAGCAGATACTACGGGCTATGTTTTTATAAAATTTGATGATCCTGTAAATGAAAAGAATTATTACCAAATTGCTACAAGAATAGACAAGCAAGAACCCATTTTTGTTCCCGCTTTTTATGGAAATCTTGACGATGAAAAATTCAATTCCAACTCCATTGCGATGCAGGTAAATAAGGGGATTTTACTTTTCCCTAAAACGAAGTTTAAGCCTTATTTTACCGATGGAGACTTGATTTTTGTGAAATTAAGAACCATGAATAAAGAAGCCTATGATTTCTGGAACAGCTGGCAAAACGAAATTGTAAACAGCAGAAATCCTATTTATCCATCGAATACAAGTTTGAAAACAAACATAAAAGGCGGGGTTGGTATTTGGGCGGGTTATGGACAAAGTACAATACTAGTTCAAACGCCTCCAAAAAAATAAAGCCGATTTGAATTATTTTCAAATCGGCTTTAAATCAATTTTAATTATTTCTATCTTTCAAAAGCTTTCAAGAAATCCTCAAATTTTGTTTCAAGTTTATCAAATCCTGTTGAAAAATAGGAGCTCATGGCAACTTCAGTGTTGTCGTTAAATTTTAAGTAAAGTACTTCGTCGTAATACTGAAAAGTAAACATCTCACCTTTACCATTGTTTGTCCAATATCCTCCATTAGTATAATATGCATCTTTAACCCATACTGGTAATTCAGTATTATAGCTGTCAGCTTTTTCTGAACGGTAAACAACTTCAGCTATCTTAGTGCCATCTTTTTTAGACACTAAAATCAGTTTCGTGTTTTTATTGGTATTAGCTACACTACCATCAGAATGTTTTTTATTATATGTATTTTGAGCGGTGTAATATGCTTTGTAGTCAGCTTTAGGGCTATTGTAATCAGGGTAATCAGGATAAGCCAAGCTTTTCTCTAAAGCTTCCTCATCTTTAGTTAGTGTAGCGATATCCATATCGGCTACAATGATAAAGTTATCCATGATTTGAACCAAACCATTTGCTTTACCTTGGTATTGAATAAGGTCTTCATCTTCTATTAAAGCATCTATATCAGCAGTGCTTCCTGCGGTAAATGAAACTAAATTTTTCCCGTTATAGGTAAAAGAAGATTTAGCCGTGTTTGCAGTCGCTTTCTTACTCCCGCTGATTTCATAAGTATAGCCATCGTTTAAAACCATTTTGAAGCTAGATTCATCAGGCGTTTCTACAGTACCTGTGTACTTTGCAGTTGTTGCAAAAGTAGCGGCTGGCTTAGCATCAATTGTTAAAGTTGCATCTACTGAAGTTGGTAAATAAAACTGATCATTTATTGTAGTTCCAGTTTGCCAATTATAACTGTCTTCCAGTTTTACTTTTATGGTTGAAGAAGTGCTTTTAGAAGATAATATTGCGTTATTAGCCTTTCCTGTTGCTGTTGCTGGAAAAATAAATTTTAACTCTGTACTTGAAACAGTTTTAACCCAGATTTTTGTTGAATTATTCCAAGTATAAATACCATATACATCAGAAACGTTCAATATTTCTGCTATTTCGTTACCGTTTTTTCCTCCAAAAACATCAACGCCATCAATGTTTAATAATTTTTCTAAATTCTGAATGGCTTCAATAGCTCCGGATGTTTTGGATTTGTCCATTTGAACAAGCATTACATTGGCTTCAGCCTCTAGTTTTACTTTTTGTTCTGCTGGAGTTAATTTTGAATAAGGCTGTTTAATAATGTTTGCAATTTGTTCCGTTAAGCTTCCTTCAGGAACATTAGTAGGTTCATCATTACTGCTGTAAGAGACGATAAGTTGCGAAACAATTACTGAAAACAAGAGTGTTTTTTTAATCATGATAAAAGGTTTAATTTAGGGGTTTAATCAATCTATTTGATTGGTATAGTTATGTTTAGATTTATTTGTTTTGAATTAAAACAAAAATCTAAATGTTTGCTCAAAATTAGTGCTATTTAATGATCTCACAATACCTACTTTTAGTGATATTTATTCGTAACCTAAATATTTGGAATATTCGTTGGATGAAATTAGTTTATTTATCTTTGTAAGATTTCTAAGTAATAAATTTTAATATCTTAAAAATGTTATATTCAAAAATAGAAGGTTCCGGTCAACCGCTATTAATCCTTCACGGCTTTTTAGGAATGTCTGATAACTGGAAAACACTTGCCACACAATTTGCGACTAATTTCGAAGTTCATACACTTGATTTGCGCAATCACGGTCGCAGTTTGCAGTCGGAAGAGTTTAGTTATGAAGTCATGGTTCAGGATGTTTTCGAGTATTGTCAAGCGAATAATCTTACAAAGATATTTATCATCGGTCACTCCATGGGTGGAAAAGTAGCGATGCTTTTAGCAACGAGACATCCAGAATTAGTAAGTAAATTAATTGTTGCTGATATTGGTCCAAAGTTTTATCCTCAGCATCATCAAGATATTTTAGCAGGACTTAATGCTGTGGATTTCTCTATTAAGCCAAGTCGAGCTGATGTGGAAGAAATCATGAAAAGGTTTATTCCAGATTTTGGAACACGCCAGTTTCTGATGAAAAATTTATATTGGCAAGAGCCAGGACAATTGGCTTTCCGATTTAATTTGGCTGTTTTTAATCACAAAATGGATGAAATTGGGGTGCCGCTTCCTGAAGCGTTGGTGTTTAGCAACCCAACTTTATTTATTCGTGGTGGAAGTTCCAATTATATTTTAGATAGTGATTTCGAAAACATAAAAGAGCATTTCCCTAAGGCAACTATAGAGACGATTCCAAATGTTGGGCATTGGCTTCACGCCGAAAATCCGGCAGAATTTCATCTAAAAGTGATGTCTTTTTTAGAATAAAATCATAATTTTAAATTTCACTATATTTATTAAAATTTTAAAACTTAAAAAAATGAATCTATTAATCAAAATTATAATTACAGCAGCTTTAGTTTTGCTAATATCAAACTTTATGTCAGGCGTTCGTGTGGAAAGTTTTACTACTGCATTATTTGTTGCAATCGTATTAGGATCACTAAATATTTTTATCAAACCAATATTGGTGATCTTTACATTGCCAGTTACAATCTTGACATTAGGATTGTTTTTATTGGTGATAAATGCGCTGATAATTATATTGTGTACTAATATCGTGGGCGGATTTAGCGTTGATTCTTTCTGGACGGCCCTGCTTTTTAGTATAATCTTATCTTTATTACAATCAATAATGAATGGAATATTAGGAGAAGGAAAATAGAAAATTGAAGTTTTACTATATCAAAATGCTTGTTTCTAAAAGATTCCA carries:
- a CDS encoding phage holin family protein encodes the protein MNLLIKIIITAALVLLISNFMSGVRVESFTTALFVAIVLGSLNIFIKPILVIFTLPVTILTLGLFLLVINALIIILCTNIVGGFSVDSFWTALLFSIILSLLQSIMNGILGEGK
- a CDS encoding TonB-dependent receptor, which translates into the protein MKPIIILFFLCFSNLLAQSKATIVGDVKSAENESLIGANISFDANNQHFYAVSDSLGHFTKNLPLGFVKITINHFGYLEKSFRFDCKKDTLISVVLERDISILKEVVIANTKKNSITNLSGGKLSFDLKALGAVPTVLGTTDIIKILQLTPGVQNSGDANGYLYVRGGDPGHNSMLYDGTPIYGMSHLLGIFPFYNTDHIQEVEFDKSSANAKHGGRLSSTTLLIPNKKAPSEFMVQGNMGILASQLTLAVPIHKKSGFFISGRKTYIDEIIAPILNSGSKSNDVQDMKYRFSDGNLTFISEISKSNLLTVSAFSSGDKLLVKDGNLALRTSLKWGNFAASSKLVSTLSSKITLSNAIYFTRYTNELSMEQATIQMGVSSFVEDFGFTNSINYLVKETPFESGFQYAYHNLQPQKIDIENLSTSTNPAQNSLIKANEFAVFTTAKPKFGDYFVAELGLRVNYYNSGSKSYLHFQPRMVLNYYLDTNYSFYASYNRQNQYLNLITTSSVGIPTDFWVASSDGIPAQSSNEFSIGSNQTISKRFSSSFGAFYRSMNHLLEYPYGVTQFNEISTLKKDLLEGNGKAYGFEFMLKKNSGKLKGWLSYTLSWSDRNFEKLNNGNTYCAKYDRRHNLALVGTYDLNSKWNFGITQIFSSGNRFTMPTSWYFINNNPVKEYSEYNNAQMPNYIRTDLSANYFFIKTAKKESALNFSIYNTFNIENPIYVVLNVIVNEDKDSVVVKPEKKVLYKMLPSISWRFKF
- a CDS encoding alpha/beta fold hydrolase; its protein translation is MLYSKIEGSGQPLLILHGFLGMSDNWKTLATQFATNFEVHTLDLRNHGRSLQSEEFSYEVMVQDVFEYCQANNLTKIFIIGHSMGGKVAMLLATRHPELVSKLIVADIGPKFYPQHHQDILAGLNAVDFSIKPSRADVEEIMKRFIPDFGTRQFLMKNLYWQEPGQLAFRFNLAVFNHKMDEIGVPLPEALVFSNPTLFIRGGSSNYILDSDFENIKEHFPKATIETIPNVGHWLHAENPAEFHLKVMSFLE
- a CDS encoding DUF4249 domain-containing protein: MKKYSLFFLMIIAYSCTNDTFSDGIKLESKLAVEGWIEEGDVPQVILSSTIPINDVVDSTNVLDHVIRSAKITVSDGETTEVLRVKSDDNRVPPFIYFGSEITGKAGKTYTLKIEYLNRIVEATTCIPKSVLLTTAAYKKNNAADTTGYVFIKFDDPVNEKNYYQIATRIDKQEPIFVPAFYGNLDDEKFNSNSIAMQVNKGILLFPKTKFKPYFTDGDLIFVKLRTMNKEAYDFWNSWQNEIVNSRNPIYPSNTSLKTNIKGGVGIWAGYGQSTILVQTPPKK